One genomic window of Halovivax cerinus includes the following:
- a CDS encoding extracellular solute-binding protein codes for MTQQRRYGGRRTFLASSAALGSVGLAGCGGLIGDPDDGDDDGDDFFGQIGSGRGFPEPGGTPMDDLPDLAGELVLYNARGQALVGELLSHLESRYDDFTVEENPGGSADLVNLILEEGSATPADVFFTVNSGALGTLADEGRTRSLSSDVTGMVANETFATDDWVGTSGRARTIPYNTDAYDESEIPDSIDAFAGDFDGQLGWAPSYGSFQGFVTSMRILDGDEATKAWLEGVLDSGVQEYSYESEVTRAVASGEIDAGFANHYYIQRHLAGNPDAPVSTAFTDGDAGATFDVAGATVIDQSDQPELAENFVRHLLSGEAQAYFAGRTYEYPVIEGVDPVGELPSADELNTPDVDPTQLSDVEGTIELMRDAGVPV; via the coding sequence ATGACACAGCAACGACGATATGGCGGACGTCGAACCTTTCTCGCCAGCTCGGCGGCGCTCGGATCGGTCGGGCTGGCCGGTTGTGGGGGACTGATCGGCGATCCCGACGACGGCGACGACGACGGCGACGACTTCTTCGGACAGATCGGCTCCGGACGGGGCTTTCCGGAACCCGGCGGTACGCCGATGGACGACCTGCCAGATCTGGCGGGCGAACTCGTCCTCTACAACGCCCGCGGGCAGGCACTCGTCGGCGAATTGCTCTCCCACCTCGAATCCCGGTACGACGACTTCACGGTCGAGGAGAATCCCGGCGGCTCGGCCGACCTCGTCAACCTGATCTTAGAGGAGGGGTCGGCGACGCCCGCCGACGTCTTCTTCACCGTCAACTCCGGGGCGCTCGGGACGCTCGCGGACGAGGGACGCACCCGATCGCTCTCGAGTGACGTGACCGGGATGGTCGCCAACGAGACGTTCGCCACGGACGACTGGGTCGGGACCTCCGGACGAGCCCGAACGATCCCCTACAACACCGACGCCTACGACGAGAGCGAGATTCCGGACTCGATCGACGCCTTCGCGGGCGACTTCGACGGTCAGCTGGGCTGGGCGCCCTCCTACGGCTCGTTCCAGGGCTTCGTCACGTCCATGCGGATCCTCGATGGCGACGAGGCGACGAAGGCGTGGCTCGAAGGCGTCCTCGATTCGGGCGTCCAGGAGTACAGCTACGAGTCCGAGGTCACCAGGGCGGTCGCCAGCGGCGAGATCGACGCCGGGTTCGCCAACCACTACTACATCCAGCGCCATCTGGCCGGGAACCCCGACGCGCCAGTGTCGACGGCGTTCACCGACGGCGACGCGGGCGCGACCTTCGACGTCGCCGGCGCCACGGTTATCGACCAGTCCGATCAGCCCGAACTCGCCGAGAATTTCGTCCGCCACCTCCTCTCGGGGGAGGCCCAGGCGTACTTCGCGGGCCGGACGTACGAGTACCCCGTCATCGAGGGAGTCGACCCCGTCGGCGAACTCCCGAGCGCCGACGAACTGAACACTCCCGACGTCGACCCGACACAACTTTCAGACGTCGAGGGGACGATCGAACTCATGCGCGACGCAGGCGTCCCGGTCTGA